A genomic segment from Triticum dicoccoides isolate Atlit2015 ecotype Zavitan chromosome 1A, WEW_v2.0, whole genome shotgun sequence encodes:
- the LOC119315060 gene encoding Bowman-Birk type trypsin inhibitor-like, with the protein MRPQVLLLALAVLAVLAALPLAHGQGASPWPCCDKCGVCTKSIPPQCRCQDVSPTGCNTACKSCVRSTAGFQCADSITNFCERRCTAAA; encoded by the exons ATGAGGCCTCAGGTGCTGCTCCTCGCGTTGGCCGTCCTCGCCGTCCTCGCAGCTCTGCCCCTCGCACATGGCCAAG GGGCGAGCCCGTGGCCTTGCTGCGACAAGTGCGGCGTGTGCACCAAGTCCATTCCGCCACAGTGCAGGTGCCAGGACGTGTCGCCGACCGGGTGCAACACGGCCTGCAAGAGCTGCGTCAGGTCCACCGCTGGCTTCCAATGCGCAGATAGCATCACCAACTTCTGCGAGCGCCGCTGCACAGCGGCGGCGTGA